In Oryzias melastigma strain HK-1 linkage group LG16, ASM292280v2, whole genome shotgun sequence, a single genomic region encodes these proteins:
- the dcst1 gene encoding E3 ubiquitin-protein ligase DCST1 isoform X3, giving the protein MEEDGRPGSALVRILALVPTLRLLFLRVRGVLLGVLAAFPAVRLVLRGLFGGLSGAVLFLGFAHSLPLTFDLKLAAGFGFVGLCVAGAALSSYFRCSVLLVFPSMLGSRGRTYLMILVLSVLFKGPIANIQKNVEAAAFSLSCNLDLQVHNGKLLWKHAIRPFILVTEELMGDQVEFESETRSISQKFQNLRDEMVLQYGYEGFKPPPGGGANSTQEQFDIRTKMQCDSLVNDGVQRCAGWFDSRWKACMAVIPVPVINHILCVSMKFHFLCDIMKVMTPWCREKIPVEGNFGQLFDQLNVSVDLLSREFSTKLVVQEEQQQSVLEGAQLDQNFTQAIKVSFLGLMRTTTQMMNVLQMLLSFTFISIFIQAFEYIRCYRSDICFDNVYITSYFRLVDARRRKAGKHFLLPLKKTEKNKFIDPWSPRIHQEELRQVMAGAFHVVSLALLVFILLSFDFAIFHVMDIVSRHTVTQFNLISHHQVDIRVGGDSMISRLLRTTISAFNSSSNLNILTDNQAGAEEGPVPLQPAAAPPDAVG; this is encoded by the exons ATGGAGGAGGACGGTCGTCCCGGTTCCGCCCTGGTCCGGATACTCGCGCTGGTTCCGACTCTCCGTTTGTTGTTCCTCCGCGTCCGCGGGGTCCTCCTCGGTGTATTGGCGGCGTTTCCCGCGGTCCGTCTGGTCCTCAGAGGCCTGTTCGGAGGGCTGAGCGGCGCAG TTCTGTTCCTGGGGTTTGCACACAGCCTgcctttgacctttgacctgaagCTGGCTGCAGGGTTTGGTTTTGTTG GTTTGTGCGTGGCCGGCGCTGCTCTGTCTTCATACTTCAGGTGTTCGGTCCTCCTTGTGTTTCCCAGCATGCTCGGCTCTCGGGGTCGCACCTACCTGATGATCCTGGTCCTGTCAGTGCTGTTCAAAG GTCCGATCGCAAACATCCAGAAAAACGTTGAGGCAGCAGCGTTTTCTCTGAGCTGCAACTTGGACCTTCAGGTTCATAACGGCAAGTTGCTATGGAAACACGCCATCAGGCCATTCATCCTGGTCACGGAGGAGCTCATG ggcgACCAGGTGGAGTTTGAGTCAGAAACCCGGAGCATCAGCCAGAAGTTCCAGAACCTCAGAGATGAAATGGTCCTTCAGTACGGATACGAGGGATTCAAACCACCACCAGGCGGCGGCGCTAACAGCACACAGGAACAGTTCGACATCAGGACCAAGATGCAGTGCGACA gccTGGTGAACGACGGCGTGCAGCGATGTGCCGGTTGGTTCGACAGCAGGTGGAAGGCGTGCATGGCGGTGATTCCTGTCCCCGTCATCAACCACATCCTATGTGTCTCCATGAAGTTCCACTTCCTGTGTGACATCATGAAAG TCATGACTCCGTGGTGCAGAGAGAAGATTCCTGTGGAGGGAAACTTCGGTCAGCTGTTCGATCAGCTCAACGTGTCTGTGGACCTTCTGTCCAGAGAATTCAGCACCAAGCTGGTCGTTCAG gaggagcagcagcagtccGTGCTGGAGGGAGCTCAGCTGGACCAGAACTTCACTCAGGCCATCAAAGTGTCCTTCCTGGGACTGATGAGGACCACCACACAGATGATGAACGTCCTGCAGATGCTGCTGTCCTTCACCTTCATCTCCATCTTCATCCA GGCCTTTGAGTACATCAGATGTTACAGGAGCGACATTTGTTTTGACAACGTTTACATCACCTCCTACTTCAGACTGGTGGACGCCCGCAGGAGAAAGGCT GGGAAGCACTTCCTGTTGCCGCTGAAAAAAACGGAGAAGAACAAGTTCATCGACCCCTGGAGTCCCAGAATCCATCAGGAAGAGCTCAGACAAGTG ATGGCAGGAGCCTTCCACGTGGTGTCTCTGGCGCTGCTGGTCTTCATCCTGCTCTCCTTTGACTTTGCTATTTTCCACGTTATGGACATCGTCAGCAGACACACCGTCACCCAGTTTAACCTGATCA GTCACCACCAGGTGGACATCAGAGTAGGCGGAGACTCTATGATATCCCGCCTCCTGAGGACGACAATCTCCGCCTTCAACAGTTCATCTAACCTTAACATTCTCACTGACAACCAAG